One Glycine max cultivar Williams 82 chromosome 6, Glycine_max_v4.0, whole genome shotgun sequence DNA segment encodes these proteins:
- the LOC100784605 gene encoding uncharacterized protein, with protein sequence MALKMNTFLLFLLLILIPLSSCLAEGFRANKHPTHGLLYKDGIKVNSRKLLVHDFVLDYDEAGPNPRHTKKPGKGP encoded by the exons ATGGCCCTTAAGATGAAcacttttcttctatttcttctcttgattctcaTTCCCTTATCTTCAT gTTTGGCTGAAGGCTTCAGGGCAAACAAGCATCCAACTCATGGCTTACTCTATAAG GATGGTATCAAGGTGAACTCGAGGAAGCTTCTTGTCCATGATTTTGTGTTGGATTATGATGAGGCAGGACCCAACCCAAGGCACACAAAGAAACCTGGCAAGGGCCCTTGA
- the LOC100785130 gene encoding importin subunit beta-1 — MAMEVTQVLLSAQSIDGNVRKHAEDSLRQFQEQNLPGFLVSLSGELASEDKPVDSRKLAGLILKNALDAKDESRKQELVQRWLSLDPVAKTQVKSCLLQTLSSLVPDARSTATQVIAKVAGIELPQKQWPELIGSLLSNIHQVPSHVKQATLETLGYLCEEVSPQVVDQDQVNKILTAVVQGMNASEGNNDVRLAATRALYNALGFAQANFGNDMERDYIMRVVCETTVCPEVKIRQAAFECLVSIAAMYYEKLAPYIQDIYNITEKAVRGDEEPVALQAIEFWSTICDEETDILEEYMGDSNGDSDIPCFYFIKQALPALIPLLLETLLKQEEDQDLDEGAWNIAMAGGTCLGLVARTVGDDIVPLVMPFIEENITKPDWRQREAASYAFGSILEGPSPDKLAPLVNHALPFMLSALVKDPNNHVKDTTAWTLGRMFEFLHSSVVGTSIINEGNCQQIITVLLQSMKDVPNVAEKACGALYFLAQGYEDVGPTSPLTPFFQEIVQSLLTVTHREDATESRLRTAAYETLNEVVRCSTDETASLVVQLVSVIMMELHKCLEVQNLSSDEREKQSELIGLLCGCMQVIIQKLGSLDSTKYLLLQYSDQIMGQFFRVFACRNATAHEEAMLAIGALAYSIGHEFAKYMPEFYKFLEMDLQNFEEYQVCAVTVGVVGDICRALEEKILPYCDGIMTQLLKNLSSDNLHRSVKPPLFSCIGDIALAIGDNFNKYLMYAMNTLQLAAEMYAHTSGFDDEMTEYINSLRNGILEAYSAIFQGFKNSSKTQLLIPYAPHILQFLDSIYVEKDMDEVVMKTAIGVLGDLADTLGSNAGSLIQQSLSSRDFLNECLTSEDHLIKESAEWARLAINRAISV; from the exons ATGGCAATGGAAGTTACCCAGGTGCTTTTGAGTGCTCAATCAATTGACGGAAATGTACGGAAGCATGCTGAGGACAGTCTACGACAATTTCAGGAGCAAAACCTTCCTGGATTCTTGGTCTCTCTATCTGGAGAGTTAGCAAGTGAAGATAAACCGGTTGATAGCCGAAAGTTGGCGGGTTTGATACTGAAAAATGCTTTGGATGCCAAGGATGAAAGCAGAAAGCAGGAATTGGTCCAAAGATGGTTGTCGCTGGACCCTGTGGCAAAGACCCAAGTTAAGTCATGCTTGCTACAAACACTCTCTTCTCTTGTACCTGATGCTCGGTCTACAGCAACCCAAGTTATTGCTAAAGTCGCTGGAATTGAGCTTCCTCAGAAACAGTGGCCTGAGCTGATAGGATCACTTTTATCAAATATTCATCAAGTACCTTCTCATGTCAAACAAGCGACTTTGGAGACCCTGGGGTATTTGTGTGAGGAGGTATCTCCTCAGGTTGTTGATCAGGACcaagtaaataaaatacttactGCCGTTGTTCAAGGTATGAACGCGTCTGAAGGGAACAATGATGTTAGGCTTGCTGCTACAAGGGCATTATATAACGCTCTTGGGTTTGCTCAGGCTAATTTTGGCAATGATATGGAGCGTGATTATATCATGAGAGTTGTTTGTGAGACAACTGTGTGCCCTGAAGTGAAAATACGTCAAGCAGCCTTTGAATGTTTGGTCTCAATTGCAGCCATGTATTATGAAAAATTGGCTCCTTACATCCAGGATATATATAACATCACAGAAAAGGCTGTTAGGGGTGATGAGGAGCCTGTTGCTCTtcaagccattgaattttggagtacaatttgtgatgaggagaCTGATATCTTGGAAGAATATATGGGTGATTCCAATGGAGACTCCGATAtaccttgtttttattttattaagcaAGCTCTTCCTGCACTTATCCCTCTGCTGTTGGAAACATTACTCAAACAAGAAGAGGATCAGGATCTGGACGAAGGTGCATGGAATATTGCAATGGCAGGTGGTACATGCCTTGGTTTAGTTGCTCGTACTGTTGGAGATGATATTGTGCCACTGGTAATGCCCTTCATTGAGGAGAATATTACAAAACCAGATTGGAGGCAAAGGGAGGCAGCCTCATATGCTTTTGGATCTATCTTGGAGGGGCCTTCACCTGACAAATTAGCTCCTCTTGTTAACCATGCCTTACCATTTATGCTTAGTGCCTTAGTGAAGGACCCAAACAACCATGTGAAAGACACCACTGCTTGGACTTTGGGACGAATGTTCGAATTTCTTCACAGTTCAGTTGTTGGTACATCAATTATTAATGAGGGAAATTGCCAACAGATTATTACTGTTCTCCTTCAAAGCATGAAGGATGTTCCCAATGTTGCTGAGAAGGCCTGTGGTGCTCTGTATTTTCTTGCCCAGGGTTATGAGGATGTTGGACCAACATCTCCTCTAACTCCCTTTTTTCAGGAAATTGTTCAATCCCTTCTAACTGTTACCCACAGAGAGGATGCTACAGAATCACGATTGAGAACTGCAGCATATGAAACATTGAATGAAGTAGTAAGGTGTTCAACAGATGAAACAGCTTCTTTGGTGGTACAACTAGTTTCTGTCATCATGATGGAGCTGCACAAATGTCTTGAAGTACAAAATCTTTCATCTGATGAGAGAGAAAAGCAGAGTGAATTGATAGGCCTTCTTTGTGGATGCATGCAAGTAATTATTCAGAAGCTAGGGTCTTTAGATTCTACCAAATATCTGTTGTTGCAGTATTCTGATCAGATAATGGGACAATTCTTCAGGGTCTTTGCTTGTAGAAATGCCACTGCACATGAAGAGGCGATGCTAGCCATCGGAGCCCTTGCCTACTCGATTGGCCATGAGTTTGCCAAGTACATGCCAGAATTTTACAAGTTTCTCGAGATGGACCTTCAGAACTTTGAGGAGTACCAAGTTTGTGCTGTCACTGTTGGTGTGGTAGGGGACATATGCAGGGCATTGGAGGAAAAAATACTGCCTTATTGTGATGGGATTATGACACAACTTCTCAAGAATTTGTCAAGTGATAATTTGCACCGTTCTGTGAAGCCCCCATTATTCTCATGCATTGGTGATATAGCACTTGCAATAGGAGATAActttaataaatacttaatgTATGCAATGAACACACTACAACTTGCTGCAGAGATGTATGCCCACACatcaggttttgatgatgaaaTGACAGAGTACATTAATTCCTTGAGAAATGGGATATTAGAGGCATATTCTGCGATTTTTCAAGGGTTTAAGAATTCATCAAAGACCCAGCTCTTGATTCCTTATGCACCTCATATCCTCCAGTTTTTGGATAGCATATACGTGGAAAAAGAcat GGACGAGGTAGTTATGAAAACAGCAATTGGAGTCCTTGGAGATCTAGCTGATACACTTGGAAGCAATGCTGGTTCTTTAATACAGCAGTCTTTGTCAAGCAGAGACTTTTTGAATGAATGTTTGACCTCTGAAGATCATTTGATTAAGGAATCTGCTGAGTGGGCCAGGTTGGCTATCAATCGTGCTATATCTGTTTGA